GAGAATCTTCTCAACAATTTTTCAGGTGTTAAAGATATGACCATGTCATGGAGAACTCTGCAGGTATATAAAACTCTATGACAAGCTTTTAAACTTTCCCATTgccattgtttttgtttttatctaacTTTGTTTGTGGTTTCTCTTTGGTTACAGTGTATAAATTGGTCCTATCAGACGAACCCACTCCCTAAATTTCATGGCTTGACTCGTTTGCGTGCCACTATGTGCTTAAACCCATCCCCTGAACTCTTGCCGACCGTTCTTGACAGCTGCCCCAATCTGAAACACTTGACAGTGGTAACAATTTGGCTTAAACTTTTCAAGTTCTGAGATTAGTCCTCCTGGATTTGAATTCTATCAGATTTGTGTGTTTGCAGGAATtgtttatttatcaatttgCAGTGATGACTAGACCCTCCACTGTACTGCCTCGCTGTTTGGTATCTTCTCTTGAATCCGTTGAAATGGAAAGCCCGGTCACGGAGGTGGCTACTGAACTGAGGTTGGCTAGATACTTTATGAAGAACTCTACAACACTCAAGAAGCTCGTTCTGCGTTTGAAGCAGTCTTCTACTGGAGAGAAACACAAGCCCGGTGTCTTGGAACAACTCATTGACTCTCCAAGATGCTCTAGTTTGTGTCAGTTCGAAGTTATTCCAGTGGTTCCAATCTACGAATCCATGGCCTGAGTGGTATGTTTTTTGTAAAATCCAATAGGTTCTAAAGCTGGATTTAAAGAATGGATTTAACGATGAAACTAGTTGGCTCAGCCTTTGGCTCGATTCATTTGGTTTGGTTgaatgattttgtttttctgttATTAAACTTTGTCTCAAGATTATGcacttttataatatgtaacaattattattttttgacaaaaagaaTATGTTATAATTTCCAAAGCTAATGTCATGTTCAGGTTTGATTATAAGCCATTTGATAACGACGTGAGAGTTTAAGTGTCTGTTCTACTTCTCTGTATCGCTTGTTGAGTTTGCCGTCAACAAGAGTAGTTTTGAATCCCAGCTTGTGATCCATCTCTGTATTACGTTGACTGGACCcataaagaaatttaaatactaTACTTAGTCAAAGATAACAAGGAGGGTTCAGAAAATAGACGACGAGTGTTTATAGTTTAAACGATATGAGTGAGCATAGattatttgaatttttcagGTGGTGAAGACAGGATAAGCATATTGCCTGAAAAGTCTATGTACGAGGTAAAACATGTCTGATTTTAGGATGTCTTAATGTCCATAATCAAACCGTAAGGgcgtttggtctagtggtatgattctcgctttgggtgcgagaggtcccgagttcgattCTCGGAACGCCCCTCTCTTTTTTTACGGCCGTTACTTTTTAATGAAGAAAGAGAAAACGTATTTATTTTTGAACTGAGAAACGGCTCTCTATATATATCTCATTCACTTGATGTTGTAACGTGCCCAGACTTTTTAATGAAGAAAGAGAAAACGACTCTCTACTCTATATATATCTCATTCACTTGATGTAACATTCTCAAAACCTAAAATCTCAGGGGGAGACGATCACTCGATAGATCGAATAAACAGGTAGAGAGCTTCAAATGGAGAAGTTCCAAAAGCGGTAAGAGCtcctctttcatcttcttctctccttctttctaTGCAATTGCTTTTGTAAGGAAAGTTAAAAAGTTTCGATTTCTTTGTAATAATCCCTATTATCAGGTTAGGTGTCTCTTCTAGTTCAGTTCGAGAGGGAGAAGATAGGATAAGCTTATTACCTGAACAGTTGTTATGTCACATACTCGGCTTTCTCACCACCGAAGAAGCTGTTTGGACAAGTGTTTTGTCTTCTCCATGGAGTCATCTCTGGAAATCGGTTCCCAGATTAGAGCTAGACAGCTCTTCTTTCGCTAGCGACAGAGTCTGCGTCGATTTCATCGACGAGTTTCTTGCTTTCCAAGGCAAGCCCTACTACTTGCGTGAGTTCAAGCTAACCATTGACCACGACGTCTTCCACAGCGACGTCTCTCTTTACGAGCCGTGTCTCGGTAGAGTGGATATGCGGAAGATGGAACGTTACCAAGTGGAGAATCGATTCGAACAACTCAGCGTCGACAACATCGCGACGCCGCCCTTGACGCTCTCCGCGTGCGAGGCCTTGGTCTGCTTAAAACTCCATTTCGTCAGGCTGAACGAGTTCGTGTCTCTTTCCTTGCCCTGTCTCAAGACCATGTACTTGGAAGACGTTGTTATGCCTAGCGACGCGGCTGCGGAGGCGCTGATCTCCTcctctcctgttcttgaagtCTTGAAAATAAGCGTGAGCGTAGATGATGCTGTGGTGGCGTTACGCGTCTGCTCCAAGTCGCTAAAGAGCTTCGCTCTAAAAGGAGTGGAACGTTTCTACGTTCGTGGGCGTTATTCAGTATTGATTGATGCACCCAAACTCGAGCATCTGAGTCTGATGGATTACTACCATTTCAAAAGCTTTAAGATAATCAGTGCGGCTGACTCTTTCAAGGTTGAGATTGATGTCGAGTTTGTGCTGATGAGAGGTTACTTGTCGGAAACGAAGATGATCTATAATCTTGTCAAGAGTTTTTCAGGTGTTGAAGATATGACCATATCATGGACATCTCTCAAGGTACAAAACTCTATAAACGTTCCCATTGTcatatggttttgttttttcttgggaaaatttcttaaaaatatacagactgaatttcttttgctgaaaaactACACAAACTTTTTTgacttcccaaaaaatacacaaactaattttgattgtccataaaatacatgaatttttgaattttgaaagtttcacacctcgattttaacggtgtaaacagtgactaacagaatagtaagacgccgttagacgccgttaactctgatttaaaagttcatgtattttatggacaaccaaaattagttcgtgtattttttaggaagcctaaaaagttcgtgtattttttcagcaaagttaatttaatatgtgtatttttaaggaattttcaaatggagtttggatatttcatatactattcagaggctaaatatctggatccaatacatatccaaaattttatatttgtaactttcggtttggttttggaccgaatattttcggatcagtttcgatccaagtttttgaatccggctaaaatatctagacctaatcttgacattttagtcggattcaaaaacttggattggaactgacccgaaaatattcggtccaaaaccaaaccgaaagtttacaagtatttgttgggtccaaaactcttctacttgaaagaactgaaccaaaaagaactgatccgaatagacctgagcctaataaaatcgacacgaatagattcaatccgacaagatctttctgctaacaattttgttattatttttgcaatattttttagttttttttgtaacagaaacatttttaattaatatgaaactttcaatgtaaaatttagagttgtttgtgaatttttagatatatatgatagatttcgactaaattgaactcaacaaatatttgtaaacttttggtttggttttggacataatatttttgggtcagttccgattcaagtttttgaatccacaaatataaaatttcggatctGTATTATGTgatagagaatgtgtttttttcaggtCTTTAGGTCGGGTTTGGGCCGTTTTTTTCCGGATATGGATCTTTCAGATCGAAAATAtttggtccaaaaccaaaccgaaagtttacaaatataaaattttggatatgtattgggtccatatatttagcctctgaatagtatatgaaatatccaaactccatttgaaaattccttaaaaatacacatactaaattaactttgctgaaaaaatacacgaactttttaggcttcccgaaaaatacacgaactaattttggttgtccataaaatacatgaactttttaatcagagttaacggtGTCTAACGgtgtcttactattctgttagtcactgtttacaccgttaaaatcgaggtgtgaaaccttcaaaattcaaaagttcgtgtattttatagacaatcaaaattagtttgtatattttttgggaagccaaaaaaatttgtgtattttttcagcaaaaaaaattcagtctgtgtatttttaaggaattttccctttTTTCTTTACTCATATTTGTTtgtgctcttcttctctttgcttTTTACAGTTTATATATAGTAGTTTCCATCAAATGAAACGACCTCCCAAGTTTCATGACTTGACTGTTTTGCGTGCCACCATGTGCTTATACGCATCCCCTAAACTATTGCCAGTCGTTCTTGAGAGCTGCCCCAATCTTAAACACTTGACACTGGTAaacaattttggttttaaaCTTTTTCAAGTTCTGAGATTAGTCCACCTCCTGGATTTTGAATTCTGTCTTTTTGTTAGGAATTGGTTATTGATGATTCTACGGATCCAGTGAGTATTAGAATCTCCACCGTGCTGCCTAGTTGTTTGGTGTCGTCTCTCGAATCTGTTGAAATTGAAAGCCCGGTCACG
This genomic stretch from Raphanus sativus cultivar WK10039 chromosome 3, ASM80110v3, whole genome shotgun sequence harbors:
- the LOC130510132 gene encoding F-box/FBD/LRR-repeat protein At5g18770-like encodes the protein MEKFQKRLGVSSSSVREGEDRISLLPEQLLCHILGFLTTEEAVWTSVLSSPWSHLWKSVPRLELDSSSFASDRVCVDFIDEFLAFQGKPYYLREFKLTIDHDVFHSDVSLYEPCLGRVDMRKMERYQVENRFEQLSVDNIATPPLTLSACEALVCLKLHFVRLNEFVSLSLPCLKTMYLEDVVMPSDAAAEALISSSPVLEVLKISVSVDDAVVALRVCSKSLKSFALKGVERFYVRGRYSVLIDAPKLEHLSLMDYYHFKSFKIISAADSFKVEIDVEFVLMRGYLSETKMIYNLVKSFSGVEDMTISWTSLKFIYSSFHQMKRPPKFHDLTVLRATMCLYASPKLLPVVLESCPNLKHLTLELVIDDSTDPVSIRISTVLPSCLVSSLESVEIESPVTEKAIELKLARYFMKNSTTLKKLVLRLNDCTLEPCVLEQLVEKSRRYGLSQFEVIPVVPTPNPWPEGYVYEKSRR